The DNA segment GTCAAGACTTATCTCGAAGAGGAAATACGGCAGGAGGGCTTAACTAGAAATTTGGCAGGATTTGCCCGCTTTCTCGAAGCTGCAAGTTTTTCGCAAGGCTCGATTCTTAATATTTCATCTGTTGCCAGAGAGTGTTTTGTCGAGCGCAAGGTTGTGGAAAACTACTTTTCAATATTAGAAGATATGCTTATGGCGTACAGGGTTCCTGTTTTTGTCAAGAAATCAAAGAGACGCATGGTGAGTCATCCTAAATTCTATTTCTTTGACGCGGGAGTTTATCGCACCTTGAGGCCTGCGGGCCCCTTGGATATGCCTGAAGAGATAGAAGGGGTCAGCCTTGAGACGCTTCTTTTTCAAGAACTCAACGCTGTCAATACGGATTATGGGCTAGGTTATAAAATATATTATTGGAGAACGGCGGATAATTCGGAAGTAGATTTTGTACTGTATGGAGATAAAGGGATCCGGGCTTTTGAAATTAAACGGACGAAACGGATTTCGGGAGGCATGTTGAAAGGATTGAAGTCTTTTCTTGTGGATTATCCCATGTCAAACGCATATTTTTTGTATGGCGGCAGCCGCGAAATGAGGGACGGCAAAATTTCGATTCTTCCTATAGAAGATGCATTAAGACGCCTACCTGAAATCTTGTCTTAGGTATTCTTGATAATCTAGGGGCATAATAATTAATTATGAGAAGCATGATAAAGCGTATTTTTGATATTATTTTGTCCCTATTTTTAATCATTCTTTTAAGCATTCCGATGTTGATCATTGCTTTATGGATTAAATTAAGCTCTAAGGGTTCTGTCATCTTTTGGACAGATCGTGTTGGGATTAATAACGCTATTTTTAAGATGGCAAAATTTCGGACAATGAAAGTTGGTACGCCTCAGGTTGCTACGCATTTGATGAAAAATCCTGACCAGCATTTGATTCCTTGTGGGAAATTCTTACGTAAATATAGTCTCGATGAATTACCACAATTATTCAATGTTTTAAAAGGGGACATGAGTTTTGTTGGTCCAAGGCCAGCATTGTTTAATCAAGATGATTTGGTGGCAATGCGCACAGAGAAGGGAATCTCTGCCCTTGTTCCTGGCGTAACAGGATGGGCGCAGGTTAACGGGAGAGACGAGCTTCCGATTCCTGTGAAGGTTTCTTTTGATGAGTATTATTTAAAGAATCGTTCTTTTTTGTTTGATCTTCGTATTATTTTTTTAACGGCTTTGAAAGTTATTAAAAGAGAAGGTGTGTCTCATTAGTAAATATGGTTAATTAGTTGCCAAAATAATTCTCTAGTATATAATAAAAATCTCATGAATATTAAAGCATTAATTTTAAAATTTCGTCGAGTGATTACGATCGGAATTCATTTTTTTCTGATTATCTGTGCGTATATCCTTGCTTTTTGTTTGCGTCTAGATTTTAATATTGACCCAAAATTCTGGGACACGATCTTAAAAACATTTCCTTTGCTTATTCTTATCAAGATGGTTCTTTTTGGCTATCATGGCCTTTTTTCTGGCTTATGGAAATATGCTGGGATCGAGGATATTTGGAGAATCTTTAAGGCGAATGTGTTGTCTACGATAAGCTTTGTGGTTGGAGTTACTTTTCTTTATCCTGGTCTTGTCATTCCGAGATCGGTCATTGTTCTAGACTGTCTTTTGTGTTTTTGTTTAATGACAGGAGTTCGTTTTGCTGTTCGTCTTTTTAGAGAGAAATTTCGCCCGATGTTTAGGGCTCAACGAAAAAGAGCGCTTGTTGTTGGGGCAGGAGAAGCGGGTGTTTTGGTTTTAAGGGAAGCGCGTATTAATGCAAAAGCTGGCATGGAGGTGGTTGGGTTTATTGATGATGATCCTAGAAAAAAAGGCTCTCGCTTGCAGGGGGTAAAAGTTTTAGGAACGCGTAGCGATATTGAGGCGTTGGTAGAAAAATACAGAATTGATGAAATTATCATTGCGATTCCTTCGGCAACTGGAGCTGTGATAAGAGATGTTGTTTCTCATTGTAGGATTCCTTCTGTTAAAATACGAATAGTTCCTGGCTTACAAAAGATATTGAGCGGAGAGCAAGAAGTAAGGGCGCGAGCGATTACGCCGGATGACCTTTTAGGTCGCGAGAAGGTGGAAGTTAATGAAGATGAGATTGGTGGGTACCTTGAAGGTAAAATTGTTTTGGTGACGGGCGCAGGAGGATCGATTGGGTCTGTTCTTTGCAAGCAAATCGCTAGGTTTAACCCAAAAGAAATATTGTTGTTTGATCATAATGAAAATGATGTTTATTTTTTGACTATTGATTTCTTAAAGGAATACAAGGACATTAAGTTTACAACCATTATTGGAGACATCAAAGATGTCGGAGTTTTGAAATATGTTTTTTCGCGCTATAGCCCTGAAGTTGTATTTCATGCGGCGGCGCACAAACATGTTCCGTTGCTGGAAGAAAATCCAGTTGCGGCTGTTAAGAATAATGTTTTAGGCACAGGTAATATGATTTATGCTGCGCATCACTATAAGGTTGAGCGGTTTATTTTAATTTCAACGGATAAGGCGGTTAATCCGTCTAGCGTGATGGGCTTTACAAAACGTGTTGCTGAGATGCTTTTGCAGGCAAAATCGCAGAAAAGCCAAACAAAGTTTATGGCGGTGCGTTTTGGCAACGTGCTAGGTTCGGCTGGAAGTATTGTGCCGCTTTTTATGAAGCAAATTGAGGAGGGTGGTCCACTTACCGTAACCCACCCAGATGTGCAGCGGTATTTTATGAGTATCAATGAAGCGGTTTTGTTGGTTTTGCAAGCAAGTGTCATGGGTCAAGGCGGAGAGATTTTTGTTTTGGATATGGGCGAGCAAATTAAAATTGTTGATTTGGCAAAAGATCTTATTATCCTTTCTGGGCTTGTGCCGGAAAAAGATATCAAGATTTCTTTTGTTGGGCTTCGGCCAGGAGAGAAATTGAAAGAAGAGCTATTTTTGAATAGAGAAAGAGATGCTGCAACAAAATATGACAAAATTTTTGTCGCTCCTCCTGATAAAATTGATATTCGAAAATTAAGACAAGAAATTCGTAAGCTTTTGGCGTATGCTCAAAATTATGATTATGCAAAGGTTTGTGAGCTGTTAAATGAGATTGTTTTGAAAGTAAAAAAATGAGAGAAAGAATAGCAAGCTATTTTAGAAAGACGGATTTTAGGTTGAATCGTCAAAAAGCTATTATGATATCTGAAAAGATGATTGAATGTGGCTTTTATGGAGTAATATTTTTTCTTCCGATATCGAATGCTTTGCTTGAGTCTTTTGTAGGTTTTGTTGTTTTTGGTTTTATTATAAACAAGGCGCTGACTCGGGATTTTACAAGTTTTAAGGCAGATGCGAAAATATTTTGGCTCTTACTCGCGTTATTTATTTTCAGCGCATTGTCATTGATTAATAGCGGGCCGTTTTTGGCTAAGGGGTTTAAGGCGTTGTTTTCTAAGTGGGCAGAGTATTTTCTTGTTTTTGCGATCGCGATAGATCATTTTAGAGACCGAAAATCAATAAAGAATTTTTTTTATGTTTTTCTTTTTGTTGGAGGACTTGTTGGGCTATCGGCCTTATCTCAGAAGTTTTTAGGTTTTGAATTCTTTAGAAATAAAAGTATGGTAATGCGTGCTGTGACAGGGCCTTTTGAAAATCCTAATTCTTTGGGGTCTTATTTTGTCTATTGTTTGCCAATCTTTATTTTGTTGGCATCTTGGAAATGGAAGAAAAAAATAGTCCGGATATTAATATATTTTGTAGTGGTTGCTTTGGGCATGTCTCTTCTTTTAACTTTTTCTAGGTCTGCATGGCTTGGATTTTCTGTAGGGCTTTTGATGATTATTATTTTATCTAAAAAAAAGAAATTTCCTTTAGCAGTTTTTGGTCTGTTTTTTTCAAGTCTATTTTTAGTTCCTTCTTTCTTTAAAAGAGTGATGTATTCTTTTGGTTCAGCAGGAGACTCTCAAAGGTATGTGATTTGGCAGGGAGCTGTTGACATGATCAAGGAAAATCCTTTTTTTGGCAAGGGGTTGGGCACTTTTATGAATTATTTTGATCAATATGTTCCTGATATAGGTATTTATTATGCTCATAATTGTTATCTTCAGATGTGGGCAGAGAGCGGAATTTTTACGCTTATAGCTTTTTTGAGCTTAATAGGATTTATCTTATATCGAGGAGTTTGGATTTCTCTGAAAAATAAGCAAGATGAATATGGAATTCTCTTGATTGGCCTAGTTGCCGGGGTTTTTGGGTTTTTAGTCGTAAGCTTTTTTGATACTCAGCTGTATTCACTTCAATTGAGTATTTTATTTTGGGTAATGCTGGGAATGACTGTGGCTGTCCAGCGGGTTCTTTTAGAAAGGAGAGCTAGTCTTGAATAAAGAAAAGATCATAAAAATAGCAGATAAGATAATAGAATATTCTATCTATGGATTGATACTTTTTATTCCGATCTCAAAAGCAGGAGTTGGAATCTTTTGCGTTTTGGCTATTGTTGCTTTTTTTGTAAAAAAGTCTTTGTGTCCTGATTTTTCTTTTATTAGAGATAACAAATCTATTTATATTTTTCTTTTTTTATTTGTTGTTTTTATGGCCATGTCTTTATTGAATAGTGGGCCTTATTTGGCCAAGGGTTTAAGGGCTTTGGGCGGTAAATGGGTACAATACATTTTTATTTTTATAATCGTTGCTGACACACTTAAAACATCAAAACGAATAAGAAATGCAGTTATTTTAATGTTAAGTGTGGCAGGCCTGGTTGTTTTGTCTGGGTATTCTCAGAAGTTTTTAGGGTTTGAGGTCTTTAGAGGTAGACCTCTTTTTGGAGGTGTTGCTGTGACAGGGTCGTTTGAAAACCCGAATGATTTTGCTGCGTATCTTGTTCTTCCTGCAATTTTAGCTTTGAGCGTGAGTATTATTAATTTTAAGAATAAGATTTATGGTTTTTTTGTGCCTATGTTTGTATTTTTGTCTGGAGGTGCGCTTTTATTAACGCTTTCTCGCGGGGCATGGATGGGATTTTTGCTTGGCGGGGTTTTGTTGGCCATAATAATAAAGAAGTATCGGCATATTTTTCTTTTTTTGATTCTTTTTTTGGTTGGAATAGCTTCGTTGCCCGTAGCCTCAGCGAGAGTGATGAATACTTTTGCATCAGTCAGAAATAGTGTCAGCAATCCTGCTGGAGGTCTCGTAGGAGGATTGTCCGAAGCGAGCGCTGAAAGCAGTATTATTGGAGACCCTGCAAGGATTGCTATTTGGCGAGGCGCGATTGCCATGATTAAAGAGAATCCTTTTTTGGGTAAAGGATTAGGGACGTTTATGGATCGTTTTTCTCAATATGTTCCGTCCATGGGTGGCAGTTATTATGCGCATAATTGTTATTTGCAAATTTGGGCTGAGAGTGGGGTTTTTTCACTTATTGCTTTTCTTTGTTTTGTTGGCTTTATTTTTTGGAGATCTGTGCGTTTTTCATTTCTTAACCGGCAAAATAATTTGGGGCTTATTTGTGGGGGTCTGACCGCTGGGCTTTTTGGATTTTTGGTTCATAGTTTTCTTGATACTCAGCTGTATTCCTTACAACTTAAAACGCTTTTTTGGGTAACGCTGGGAATGCTGCAGGCGATGTCTACATTCCTTTCTGCTGAAGGAGACAAAGGAGGACTTAGGAATGATTAAGCGAGAGAAAATAGGTAAATTTTGTGAGAGTGTGATTTTTTGGTTGATTGTTGCCATTCCTTTTGTGGCTAGTTTTTCTTCGGCAGCGGTTGACGGATGTATCGGAGCTCTTATTTTTTTCTTTATTTTTAAAAGAGTTGTTTTGAAAGAAAGAAATTCTATCCCGTTAGAAAAGAAATCTTTTCTAAAGGGGATTACTATTCATCCGGTACTTATTTTATTTTTTGTTTTGTTTGTTATTGCTTTGTTGTCTTTTTGGAACACGATTAGTATTGATGATAGTTTGAAGGGGATGGGGAAGCTTCTTAAATACGGCTTTCTTCTTATCATTGTTTTTTTTGAAGTTCGGGATGTTCGTCATATCCAGAAAATTGTTTTGGCGGCGATTTCTGGGCTTCTTTTGGTTTCGTTAGATGGGATTTATCAGCTGGTATTCGGCGTGGATCTTTTGCGGCAACATCATTATGATGTGGCGATTGGGGTGATTCGGCTGAATGCCACGTTTCCCCATACGAATATCTTTGCTGGTTATCTTGCTCTTTTTATTCCAGCCTTAATTCCTGTGGTTTTGTATTATGCAAAGAAAAAACAAAAGGTTGCTGGGATTATAGTTGTTATTCTTGCATTGTTTTGCCTGGCTTTTACTTTTTGCCGAAGTGCACTCTTGGGAGTGTTTCTTGTCTTGCTCCTTATGAGTGTAGTTAGAAAAGATAAAGTAATTTTTGTGTTGTTGTTGGCGTCTATCTTGGTAGTTCCATTTGTCATTCCTAGAAATGTTAAGGATTGGTCGAAGACAACTAATTCTTGGGTAGAGATTTTTCTTGGCAAAGATAGGCCGATTATTTATGAAACGGCTTTTAATATGATAAACCACCATCCTTTTTTGGGAGTGGGTGTAAATACATTTTCTCGTAATTATCAGAAGTACAAATTGCATAACGCTATTTTGGATCCTGGAAATGAAAATAATGTTAATGGGAGCTGGTATGCACATAATAGTTATTTGCAAATGGCAGGAGAAACCGGAATAGTTTATTTCTTAGTTTTTGTAGTCTTGATGTTTGCTGTGTTTAGAGAGGCAATATTTTTTTATAGGTGTATGAATAATGATTTTTTGAAGTTTTGTAGCTTGGGGATTATGATGGGCTTGGTGTCCTTTATGGTGCATGGTTTTACAGAGACCAATTTGTATAATCCTAAGATTGCTGTGTTATTTTGGTTTCAGGTTGCATTTTTGATGGCTGTTGTGCGGATAGGTAAAGATTCGCGTACGTCTTGTTCTGACTATTTGGAGGAGCTTTCTTGATGTTGGCATTGTGCAACAGGAGAGATTTTAGAGAGTGGTAAAAAGTATTGTTTTTTAAAAAAGGCGACAAGCGCTACCCTTAATTAGCGATGCGTGTTTTTACGTTTAGTTTTTTTAAATCGACAGAGAGAGTCTCTTGCGGATATTTTGCTAGAGGTTATTTGGCTAGAAAAGAAATTAGTTTATTGTTAAGGGGGAGACAGGGAGAGAATGGATTTTTATCAAGTAAAAGATTATCCAAAAGAGGTTTTTGAGCATTTTGCACGTAGAAAAAGGTATCTACGCTTACAAGAAGCTGTAAAAACTATCGTGTTTCATAAGCCAGGAGCTGGGCTTGGCGATCTTGTTTTGTGCATTCCTGTTCTCCGAGCGCTCAAGAAAATGTTTCCATCAGCAAAATTGTATTTTTTTGGCTCTTATAACTCTGTTTATGATTCTATTTTTAAGGCTATTCCTTATATTGATGGTTTTATTTCAAATGTTGAGCCTGGAAAGAAAGAACTTTTTAAAGGTTTCTCTAATTTTTTTAGGAAATATTTTAAGAAATTTGATCTTATTGTTTCTGGGCAGTCTAAGTTTAAGCCGTCTCTACGCTTATGGTCGCTATTTCCGGTGATTTATATTTCTAGAAATCCTTTTTTTTCACGATGGAAGATACTAGATTTTCGATTTTATAAAAAAAGGAATGTTCATGTTGTTTCTCAGATGGCGGCACCCATTAAAGTTCTTGGCGCAGGAGACATTGACTATAGTCCTGCAATCGAGATTTCAGAGCAGTATCTTTTTGTCGCCAAAACTTATCTTGCTAATTTTAGTGGTCCTTTTATATCTATTCTTCCTGCTTCAGGCAATTTTCATAGAAATTGGGATGAAGATAAGTATGCTGCGCTTTCTGATAAATTGATAGAGATGGGTTATAACATTATATTAGTTGGCAATGAAAAAGATATTCTTGTTCGTATAAAAGAAAAAATGCAGGCAAATCCGTTAATACCATTTCTAGAAGAAGAGAGATTTGGGCAGGACCCAATTTATAGCATTGGTCTTTTAAAGTTTTCACGTTTGGCAGTTGGAAGCGATGGAGGGGGCGTACATCTTGCGTCTTTAGCGGGTTGTCCTGTTGTGGCGTTGTATGGGCCCAATACACCTATTAAGTGGGGTCCTTTGGGGCGAGAAAATGTGGTTATTTATAAAGATCTTGAGTGCTCGCCTTGTCGGTATGTGCACATGAAGGAATTGAAAGAATGTGAATCTGATCGAAAATGTTTGCGATCAATTACTGTAGATGAAGTGATGGATGCGGTTAATTTTATTTTGGAGAATACGAATCCACGCTAGAATAATATAGCAAGTATGAATAAAAGGTGGAAAGGAAAAGTCTTTTGGGCGTTAATGAGAAAGAATTAATTTCTGTTATTGTTCCTGCTTATAATCGTGCGGAGATGTTGACTAGGGCCATTAAAAGTGTCTTGGCTCAAGATTATATAAATTTTGAGATCATTGTTGTTGATGATGCTTCGACAGAAGATATAAAGCAAGCTGTAGAGTCTTTTAAAGATGAGCGAATTCTTTATTTTCGCCAACAGGAAAATAGAGGTGCAGCTGCGGCTCGTAATATTGGGATGCGAAAGGCTAGAGGCGAGTATCTTGCTTTTTTGGATTCTGATGATGAATTTGTTCCTAATCGGCTAAGCCGACTTTTAGAGGTATTTAGGTCTTTAGAGCAGAAGCCAGGAATGATTTTTACTAATGCTTCAGAGATTAATACTAAAAGGGAAAAAGTATCAACTGTTGACAAAGATTTTCGTTCAGGTTACGTGACAACAGAGTGTAAGTTTCCAGCTAGTGTTTTTACGCCAACAAGCTGTTGGATATTTCGTCGCGAGGCTTGTCGAGGAGATTTCTTTGATGAAGAAATACAAGTTGGTGAAGATTGTGATTATTTTGCGAGGATTGTTCGCAAGCAACCATCGTATTTCTTAAATGAATTGCTGGTTGTCAAGCATGTTCATGACAATGCTCAAGGAAGGGTACCTCTTCAATGCTTAGAGCAAACAAAACAGCGGATACTGAAGAAATGGTTTCCTAAAATGAAAAAAGATAAGAAGTTCTTAGTTAATTTTTATTGTGCAATGGCCAAGGATCTTGTACGTTGTGGCAATAAGAAGAAAGCTAGGGATGTTTTGTGGAAGGCGTTTTTGCTTTCGCCTTTTAATTTTAGGGTGTTCGGTAAATTCATGAGTGCTTTGGGTAGATAAGGAAAAATGAAAATAAAGAAAAGCGCGAGATAGTTAAAGTTTTGAAGGGAGTGAGAATGTTTATGGACGAACAATATCTAGAGACACAAAAAGAATATTTGGTATGTAGTATTTGGTATGTAGAGAGTAGTAAAGATGGTGGAAGCCCCGCGTCGCTGAAAATTGCTTCTGGGGTAAATTTGCACAGTGATTTATGCTCGCTGTGCTCCATAAAGCACGTGCTCATTTAGAGTGCGCAGCGTACACAGTTGACAATGCACTTTAATATGATATAATTAGGTCAGTTAGATGACCTAATTAGTATTAATAGGGGTGATTATGTATATTCGACAGAAACAACTTGATAATTTAATAAATTCTTTAAAGTTTGGGAAAGTTCATGTTATTTATGGCGCAAGAAGATGCGGAAAAACAACGCTTTTAAAGAAATTTATTGAAGAAATTCAAAAAACATGTCTTTTTGTTAGCGGGGAAGATATCGCTGTACAGGATATTTTGTCGAGTCAATCGATTGAAAAGCTAAAAGGGTTTGTGAGAAGAAATCGATATGTGATTATTGATGAAGCTCAGAAAATAGATTTTATTGGTCTTAATTTAAAGTTAATTGTAGATCATATTCCAGATGTTGCTGTTATTGCGACAGGGTCTTCAGCTTTTGATTTAGCACGAAAAATGGGGGAGCCTTTAACTGGCAGAAAGATGTCTTTTCATCTTTTTCCTCTAGCACAGATGGAGCTTGCCTCTAGAGAAAACACTGCTTTGACTCAGTCTTTCTTGGAGAGCCGATTATTGTACGGGTCTTATCCTGAGGTTGTTCTTGAAAAAGATAATAGAGAAAAAGAGATTTATTTGCGCGAGCTTGTTGCTTCGTATTTGTATCGGGATATTCTTGAATTTGAAACAATACGAAATTCAGACAAGCTTTCGAGATTATTGCAAATGATTGCTTTTCAGATAGGAAAGGAAGTTTCATTAACCGAAATTGGCAGTTCTTTAGGTATCAGCAAGAATACTGTTGCGCGATATATGGATCTTTTAGAAAAGTGTTTTGTTATCTTTCGTGTTGGGGGATTTAGCCGAAATTTGCGAAAGGAAGTGTCGAAATCGTCGAGGTATTATTTTTTTGACGTAGGAATTCGTAACGCGCTTATTAAAAATTTTAATTCGTTAAATTTACGTAATGACGTCGGGATGCTATGGGAGAATTATATTATTGCGGAGCGATTAAAAAAACAGGCGTATGATCAAATGTTGGTGAATAATTATTTTTGGCGAACGTATGACCAAAAAGAAATTGATTGGGTTGAGGAGAGGGATGGCGGACTGTTCGGATACGAAATGAAATATGGAAAAAAACAAAAGAGAATACCGAAAGAATGGATTGAAACATACGCAGGCGCGCAATTTTCTGTTATTGATCAGGAAAATTATATAAAATTTATTGTATAAAAGTCGTTGTGATGTTAGTTATTTTTATTTTGGGAAGCATGTAGTATTTAGTATGTAGTATTTAGTATTTGGTATGTAGGATGTAGGATGTAGTTGAGAAAGAAGCATGTAATTTGTTAAATCTAGGAAGGATTCTTAGAAAGGATTTTTTTTAAACATGAAAAATAATCACAGCGAAGAGGAATTTTTAGAAACACAAAAAGAATATCTTGTTTCTTTAGGCGAGAGGCCGTTGGGGGTATTATTTAGTTTTAGCAAATGAAGTAGATATGAAGATTAAAAAGTTGTGGTAAACCCCGGCAAACGATTGAGCCTTCAGAGGCATAAATTAAGGGAAGAGCACTGGTTTATTGCTGAGGGGCAGGCAAATATTTTTATTGATGAGAAAAAGATTGTTTTGAAAAAAGGCGAATCGATTGATGTTACGCGAGGCCAAATCCATCGTATTGCAAATGATACAAACAAACCTTTGGTATTTATTGAAGTGCAGACCGGCGATCATTTCGGCGAAGATGATATTGAGCGATTAGAGGATGATTATAATCGATAAAATAGTGAATCGAGTTTAGAGAAATAAGAGTTTAGCTGGTAGCATTTATAGCGAGGAGAAGAAATGAAAATATTAGATACAATGATTGCTATTGATGAGTTGAAGCAATTAGCGCAGAATATTTTTGGTAATTTAATTAAAGCTGTTGTTGACGTTGATCGTGAGTTGATTGCTGTTGATGCTGAGCTACATTCTGATTTGGAGGCTTTGCTTTTGGAAAAGGGATCAAAGCAAAATAGTCTTTGGGGTATTAATTTTTATCCTGATGCAGAAGGGGATGATTTTTTAGAATTTGATTCGATGATTAATATGCGTCCATCTCAAGGGAATCTAAGCAGAGGCGTTGATTCTGAAGATATCCAAAAGAAAATTGTTGAGATTGTTAGCAAAAGGATAAGCCGATGACGATTCAGCATCAAGATCTTGCTAAGGGTCGTTGGGCGCAGATGTCTTTTTGTGAGCAAATGGCTAATGTTGGTAGCGAGGTAAGTCGAGCTCTTAACTGGCGGAAAAAAGAAAAAGATGATCTTTCGAAAGAAGCGGTTGTGCGAGCGCTAGAGTTGCTTGATCTTGTAATCATGCCAACAAAGAAATATTCTCGGCTCAAAGAGCTTCTTCGTGTAAGAGAGGCTTTGGTAGATTTTTTTTATGGGGCGAATGAATTTTTATCATCTGAAGTATTATGGCGCAAGTATTTTGATTGTTTTAATTATGCCTCGAGAAAGCATTATTAGAATTTGTTTTGAACCTATTTTCAACCTCGTAGGTTGAAAAGTGTTGTAATCTTGTCTACCTGGAATAGTGCCATTATAGGGAATGTAGATCCCCAATATTGACATATTATGTTATTTATGGTATGTTTGAATTATGCATATACCACGTTTTTATGATAATTTAAATTCTTTTTTAAAGCCAAACAAGGTTTTAGTTATTTTTGGCCCACGGCAAGTAGGCAAGACAACTTTGATCCAAAAGTTTCTTGACACATGTCAGCTTCGGTATAAATTAGATTCCGGAGATAATGTGCGCACAAGGAATATTCTTGGTTCTCAGAATTTTGATGCAATTAAAGAATATGCGCAGGGATATTCGTTAATTGTTATTGATGAGGCTCAGAGAATTCCCAATGTTGGTCAGGGATTGAAAATCTTGGTGGATCAGATTCCTGGTATTCAAGTTATTGTGACAGGTTCTTCTTCTTTTGAGTTGGCCGGACAGATGGGGGAGCCTTTGACAGGAAGAAAAACTACCTTAACGTTGTATCCGGTTGCGCAATTAGAATTACAAAATCTTTATAATCCTTATGAATTAAAAGATAATCTTAAGGATTGGCTTGTTTTTGGAGGATATCCTGAAGTTGCGATTACCGAAACAAGGCAAGAAAAAATTCGTTTGCTTGAAGAATTAGCTCAGTCATATTTGTTTAAGGATATTTTGGAGCTTGAGCAGGTCAAAAATTCTAAAACTCTCATAGATTTATTGCGTCTTTTAGCTTTTCAGATTGGGAAAGAAGTTTCTCTTAATGAGTTGGGTCGGCAAATTGGGATGGATCACAAGACGGTAGCTCGCTATCTTGATCTTTTTGAAAAAACATTTGTTATTTATAATGTGCGGGGTTTTAGTCGTAATCTGCGCTCTGAGGTTGTGAAAAAAAGTAAATATTATTTTTATGATAATGGTATTCGCAACGCGATTATTTCGAACTTTAATAAATTGGAAATGCGTGATGATGTTGGAGCATTGTGGGAAAATTTCTTATTTATAGAGCGTTTGAAAAAGCGTTCTTACCAGGGAATTTATGCCAATAGTTATTTCTGGCGAACGTGGGAACGTCAAGAGATTGACTTGGTTGAAGAGAGGGAAGGAAAACTGTTTGCGTTTGAATTTAAATCTGGCAAAAGAAAAACTAAGATTCCACGTCAATGGACAGAGGCTTATCCTGAAGCATTGTTTGAAATTATCGATAGGGATAATTATTTAAAGTTTATTGTCTAAAGTCAGT comes from the Candidatus Omnitrophota bacterium genome and includes:
- a CDS encoding glycosyltransferase family 9 protein; translated protein: MDFYQVKDYPKEVFEHFARRKRYLRLQEAVKTIVFHKPGAGLGDLVLCIPVLRALKKMFPSAKLYFFGSYNSVYDSIFKAIPYIDGFISNVEPGKKELFKGFSNFFRKYFKKFDLIVSGQSKFKPSLRLWSLFPVIYISRNPFFSRWKILDFRFYKKRNVHVVSQMAAPIKVLGAGDIDYSPAIEISEQYLFVAKTYLANFSGPFISILPASGNFHRNWDEDKYAALSDKLIEMGYNIILVGNEKDILVRIKEKMQANPLIPFLEEERFGQDPIYSIGLLKFSRLAVGSDGGGVHLASLAGCPVVALYGPNTPIKWGPLGRENVVIYKDLECSPCRYVHMKELKECESDRKCLRSITVDEVMDAVNFILENTNPR
- a CDS encoding glycosyltransferase family 2 protein, producing MERKSLLGVNEKELISVIVPAYNRAEMLTRAIKSVLAQDYINFEIIVVDDASTEDIKQAVESFKDERILYFRQQENRGAAAARNIGMRKARGEYLAFLDSDDEFVPNRLSRLLEVFRSLEQKPGMIFTNASEINTKREKVSTVDKDFRSGYVTTECKFPASVFTPTSCWIFRREACRGDFFDEEIQVGEDCDYFARIVRKQPSYFLNELLVVKHVHDNAQGRVPLQCLEQTKQRILKKWFPKMKKDKKFLVNFYCAMAKDLVRCGNKKKARDVLWKAFLLSPFNFRVFGKFMSALGR
- a CDS encoding ATP-binding protein; amino-acid sequence: MYIRQKQLDNLINSLKFGKVHVIYGARRCGKTTLLKKFIEEIQKTCLFVSGEDIAVQDILSSQSIEKLKGFVRRNRYVIIDEAQKIDFIGLNLKLIVDHIPDVAVIATGSSAFDLARKMGEPLTGRKMSFHLFPLAQMELASRENTALTQSFLESRLLYGSYPEVVLEKDNREKEIYLRELVASYLYRDILEFETIRNSDKLSRLLQMIAFQIGKEVSLTEIGSSLGISKNTVARYMDLLEKCFVIFRVGGFSRNLRKEVSKSSRYYFFDVGIRNALIKNFNSLNLRNDVGMLWENYIIAERLKKQAYDQMLVNNYFWRTYDQKEIDWVEERDGGLFGYEMKYGKKQKRIPKEWIETYAGAQFSVIDQENYIKFIV
- a CDS encoding phosphomannose isomerase type II C-terminal cupin domain: MVNPGKRLSLQRHKLREEHWFIAEGQANIFIDEKKIVLKKGESIDVTRGQIHRIANDTNKPLVFIEVQTGDHFGEDDIERLEDDYNR
- a CDS encoding DUF5674 family protein codes for the protein MKILDTMIAIDELKQLAQNIFGNLIKAVVDVDRELIAVDAELHSDLEALLLEKGSKQNSLWGINFYPDAEGDDFLEFDSMINMRPSQGNLSRGVDSEDIQKKIVEIVSKRISR
- a CDS encoding ATP-binding protein, whose product is MHIPRFYDNLNSFLKPNKVLVIFGPRQVGKTTLIQKFLDTCQLRYKLDSGDNVRTRNILGSQNFDAIKEYAQGYSLIVIDEAQRIPNVGQGLKILVDQIPGIQVIVTGSSSFELAGQMGEPLTGRKTTLTLYPVAQLELQNLYNPYELKDNLKDWLVFGGYPEVAITETRQEKIRLLEELAQSYLFKDILELEQVKNSKTLIDLLRLLAFQIGKEVSLNELGRQIGMDHKTVARYLDLFEKTFVIYNVRGFSRNLRSEVVKKSKYYFYDNGIRNAIISNFNKLEMRDDVGALWENFLFIERLKKRSYQGIYANSYFWRTWERQEIDLVEEREGKLFAFEFKSGKRKTKIPRQWTEAYPEALFEIIDRDNYLKFIV